From Oceanidesulfovibrio indonesiensis:
CCTTCGAGCATATCCAGGCACAAATCCAGGAACTCGCCAGCATGGGCGGGCAGGCTGTGGCCGAGGCCGTTACGGTCAAGACCGGCGCGGATTTGCTGGAAATGAGCTTCCCGGACAATCCCCTCATAGGCGGACTGCTAGATGAGCGGGAATCACTGCTTGTCTGTGGCCCCTCAGGACTTGGGAAAAGCGTTCTCACGCTCAATATGGCGTTCTCCCTGGCCATGCCCCCCATGAATGGATTGTGGGGCGCGTTTGACGTGCCTCGCCCTCTCAAGACTGCATTTATCCAGAGCGAAAACACGGCCAAGGCGACCAAGAAGCGTATTGAGAAGATCATACGGGCCAATCCCTCTTGGCGTAGTGCCCTGGATCGGTTCGCGTTCCCCTTCGTCAATGACGACCTGCGCCTATCCGGCGTACTCACGGAGACAACCTTCGCGGCCAAGGTCGAGCGTGTCGTGGAAGAAACGCAATCTGATGTCCTGATCCTCGATCCCCTCATCAGCTACCACGGTGAAGACGAGAACGATAACGCAGCCATGCGGCGCAGCCTGGACGCCCTCACGGCTATCTGTGACCGGCTCCGCGTTGCCTGCATAGTCGTTCATCACATCGGCAAGACCGACGATACCGGCAAAGCCACGTTCAGCGGACGCGGCGCTTCGGCCATTGGTGACTGGTGCGCAAACATCCTGAGCATGAACCCGGTGCTGGATGATCGCGGCGAACGAACCAACATCATCGAAATGCGCCATCAGAAGGCCCGCAACTTCGAGCTTCGCCCCCGCTTCTACCTGGAACGAACTGCCGACTTGCTCATGGTCCCCACGGATGACCCACGGGACAAGGAAGGCCGCGAACGTGTCCAGATCGTTCTTGATTGCCTCAGGGACGCCGGCGGCTCCGTAGAGTCCAAGAGCGTATTGGTAGGAGCAGTCCAGGAGCATACCGGGAAGAGTCGTGGGACAGCTCAAGCGATGATCGCAGATGCACACAAACGCGGCCACATCGTCTTCACCCCCGGCAAGCAGAATCGCGAAGGCGTCGCCTTTGCCAACCATGCCAACTTTGAGGCTGGCAACTCTCATGTGTAACAATATCAGCATGTTACAAGCTGCCAATTTTGAGAACTGCCAAACGCATTTTGGCGGTTTACAAGTACCTGAAATAATTGAGCTGCCAGTATGCCAACTCTGCCACCCCTACGGGGGGAAGAAAAAGCTGGCGGCTTTTTTCTCCCCCGTTGCGGATAGGGGTCATGGACTGGCGAACGTGTTCACCTCGTGAGGATATGACTATGCAACTCATCGTCGATAATCGGGAGCAAGCTCCCCTGGATTTTGCCCCGTACCCCTGCACCGTCCAGGCCGGGACTCTGGATGTCGGAGACTACTCCCTGAGCGGACTTGAGCACATGGTGGCCGTGGAACGGAAATCCATTCCTGACCTGGTGGCGTGTGTGACTCGTGAGCGCCCACGCTTTGAGCGAGAGCTTGCCCGTGCTCGTGGGCTGGAACTGTTCGCCGTGGTCATCGAGGGCAGCCTTGAGGATGTGCGCGGCCACAACTACCGGAGCCAGACCAAGCCCCATGCCGTGCTGCAAAGCCTGACCGCCTGGACGATCCGCTACGGCGTCACCTGGATATGGGCAGGTAGCCCGGCCGGTGCAGCCTATTTCACCTACTGGACCCTGGAGAAGTACGGCACTGAGGCACAGAAGCGCCTGAGAGCGATTGTAAGCGCCCTTGATGGGTCACAGGTCATCCCGACCACGAAAACGCCGGAAAACGCCGTCTAGGAGGTCAAAGCTATGCACGCATTGGAAAAGAGAGAGGTTGAGCACGCGCTCCGGGCGGCCGGGTTCAGCAGAAGCCAAGCTGTGGTTGCCGTATCTGTGGTGAATCGGGTCTTGAAGGAAAACACGGTCCCTGCCCGTATTTTGGACTCTGAAGTTCAGAATCCTGAAGGTAAGCAGGAGGCCCAGCGCTGTGGCTAAATGGCCCTACAACACAACAAGGTGGAAGCGGCTCAGGGCGCAGCAACTCCGGGAGGCTCCGCTCTGCATTCACTGCAAGGCCCTTGGCCGCCTGGTGCCGGCGCAGCATGTGGACCACATCCAAGCAATCAACGCCGGTGGTGAGCCGTTCGACAGGGACAACCTGCAATCGTTGTGCGCGTCCTGCCACAGTCACAAGACCAACGCGGACATGCACGGGACACCTATCAAGGGATGCGACGCCAACGGCAACCCGCTGGATGCAGGGCACTGGTGGTCTAGCAAGAGTCGTGCCAACAATGAAAAAATCTCTCAGGGCTGAGGCTTACGGACCGGTGGCGAAGTCACGTACTGAGTTAGTTCGCTACGCGAGGTAGGAGAACATGGGAAAACGAGGACCGAAAACAGGCGCGGCCAAAGCCGCAGAGAGCGCACCGAAGCGGACGTGGAAGACGAAGCGCCCGCCGTGGGAGAAGCGCGGCTTGACCAGAGCCGAGCGCGTCATTGCGTTCATCGAGGTTTTGCCGATCACGGCCGGCGTTCATGCCGGGAAGCGGCTCCAGCTCCGGCAGTGGCAACGAGACATCATCGAGGCCGTCTACACTGTGGACGACCTAGGCAAGCGCCGTGTGCGCACTGCCGTTGTGACCATGCCGAGGAAGGGAGGCAAGACGCAGCTCGCCGCCGCCCTTGCGCTCTGTCACCTCATCGGACCCGAGGCCGAACAGCGCGGCCAGGTCTATTCTGCGGCGTCCGACAAGGACCAGGCCGCAATCATTTTTCGGGAACTGGAAGCGTACATATACGCGGTGCCGGAGTTCGCCGAACGCTGCAACATCAAGGCATTTCACAAAGAGATCACCGACGAAGTGACCGGCTCGACATACAAGGCCATGAGCAGTGACGCCCGGAAGGCGCACGGCCTTTCCCCTTCGTTCATGGTCTATGACGAACTGGCGCAGACCAAGAACCGGGAGCTGTACGACAATCTTACCACGGGCACGGGAGCACGCTCAGAACCCCTGATGGTGGTTATCAGCACGCAGAGCAGCGACAACAACCACATCATGAGCGAGCTTGTTGACTACGGCCTGAAGATTCGGGAGGGCTCGCTCCCGCCGGACCCGAGCTTCCACTTGACCTATTTCGCCGCGCCTGAAGATGCCGACCCCTGGAGCGAAAAAACATGGTACGCCTGCAACCCCGCTCTGGGCGACTTCCGCAGCCTGGAAGAAATGCAGCTCTTTGCGGAGCAGGCCAAGAAGATTCCGGCCAAGGAAGCGACCTTCCGCAACCTGTACTTGAACCAGCGTGTGGACGCGGAACAACGCTTCATCAGCTCCGTGGATTGGGACGCCTGCGCCGGCGAAGTGGACTCCGTTTCCTTGGTAGGCCGGCCGTGCTGGGCAGGGCTGGACCTCTCCACGACAACGGATATGTCCGCGTGTGTGCTGTACTTCCCCGAGGACGACGGCGCAGTGCTGCCCTTCTTCTGGCTCCCTGGTGACGACCTGATGGACAAGGAGCAGCGAGACCGAGCCCCGTACACCGTGTGGCGGCGGCAAGCCATCCTGGAGACCACGCCGGGCCGCGCCATAGACAAGCGGGCCATAGCCCTGCGCCTGGCAGACATCGCGGGCCGGTTCGACCTTCGCGGCGTTGCGTATGACCGCTGGGGTATGCCGGAGCTTCGGCGCATCCTGCAAGACGAGGGCATAGAGCTGCCGCTCATCGAGTGGGGCCAGGGGTTCAAGGATATGTCACCTGCCGTAAGTACGCTGGAAAGTCTGGTCCTGGATCGCAAGATTGCCCACGGCGGCAACCCTATACTCCGCTGGCACTGCTCCAACGCCGTGGTGCAGATGGACCCGGCCGGCGCACGGAAGATCGCCAAGGACAAATCAATCGGCCGTGTGGACGGGCTTGTTGCCCTGGCCATGGCTTGCGGCCTCGCAGCACGGGAGCCGGAGCCGCAGGCGTATGACTTTTCTGGCGGATTGCTGTTGACTGCTTGACAAAAACCATTAGCCCTGCTAATCTTCTGTCACGCCCTTCGGAAAAGGGCTTTATTTCAATGGTTTATAATTAGCACGGCTAACTAGGGAACACAAAATGGATCCTTTCAAGCCGCAATTCACGGCAAAAAATATCTCCGACTCCATGCCGGGACTGAATGAAAACCTCATGCAGAACTGGTTTGTGCGGAAGGTTATCACCATTCAGGACAAAAGCCCCGGACGCGGCAGAAAGCGCCTGTATAGTTTCCATGAGGCGTTGCAGGTGGAATTCGTTCACCAAATGACTTCGCAAGGTGAAACTACAAAGGTTGCTTCACCCGTAGCCCTTCAATGTGCAGACTTCTACTGCCATGAGCTTTTGAACAAACAAGGCTACTCTCCAGAGGAACCATACATTGGGCAAGATTATGTAGTGCTGTACCAAGTGGCTCCGAAAGTGCGTTGTCGTTTCATCATGAAGAACGACTTCAACATTCTTGATATCAGCTCAATTCACTACCGAATCTTTGATTTTCACTACTGCGCATGGAGACTTTACGAGACCATCATGGATGTTGCGGGGCAGCTTCCATGGCAAAAATAGTTCCTCGTCGTGCAGGAACCTGGACCCCCGGCCCTCCTTTGCCGGCGCGCGGCGCGTCGAAGAAGAACAAGCGGCCCTCGAACGCGCCGGGGGTGGACTTAGGATGCTCGTCCAAAATGGCAAGGGCCGCACGCCGCAACCCAAACCAACCCCGCGCAAGCGGCAAACCCTATAGGAGATCATGACATGAATCTTCGAGACCTCATGGAAAAGCGCGGGCGGATCGCCGCCGCCATGCGCGAACTGACCGAGAACCCCCAAGGTGAAGGCGGCGACCTCTCTTCGGAGCAAGAACAGCGCTTCGACACTCACAAGGCGGAACTCTCCGCTGTGGAAAAGCAGATCGAGCGCCAGACCATCGTTGAAGACGCCGAACGCCGCATGGCTGGCCAGCCGCTTACGGGCAACGAAGACCGCCAGTATGACGAGTTGCTCCGCGAATTCTCCGTGGTCCGAGCCCTTGCCGGCGCTGCCGGCATGAACGTGGATGACGGCCGGGAGCGCGAAATCTCGCAGGAACTCCAGCGCCGCAGCGGACAGAAGGCCCAAGGCGTCATGGTGCCCCTGAACGTGTTTGAAAAGCGCGTCATGACCACGGCAGCCCCAGCCGCAGGCCCCGGCTCGAACCTCATCGCCACGGACTACTACGGCAACCAGTTCATTGACACCCTTCGCGCAGCCCTCATCGTGCACGGCCTG
This genomic window contains:
- a CDS encoding AAA family ATPase; amino-acid sequence: FEHIQAQIQELASMGGQAVAEAVTVKTGADLLEMSFPDNPLIGGLLDERESLLVCGPSGLGKSVLTLNMAFSLAMPPMNGLWGAFDVPRPLKTAFIQSENTAKATKKRIEKIIRANPSWRSALDRFAFPFVNDDLRLSGVLTETTFAAKVERVVEETQSDVLILDPLISYHGEDENDNAAMRRSLDALTAICDRLRVACIVVHHIGKTDDTGKATFSGRGASAIGDWCANILSMNPVLDDRGERTNIIEMRHQKARNFELRPRFYLERTADLLMVPTDDPRDKEGRERVQIVLDCLRDAGGSVESKSVLVGAVQEHTGKSRGTAQAMIADAHKRGHIVFTPGKQNREGVAFANHANFEAGNSHV
- a CDS encoding ERCC4 domain-containing protein, whose product is MQLIVDNREQAPLDFAPYPCTVQAGTLDVGDYSLSGLEHMVAVERKSIPDLVACVTRERPRFERELARARGLELFAVVIEGSLEDVRGHNYRSQTKPHAVLQSLTAWTIRYGVTWIWAGSPAGAAYFTYWTLEKYGTEAQKRLRAIVSALDGSQVIPTTKTPENAV
- a CDS encoding HNH endonuclease, coding for MAKWPYNTTRWKRLRAQQLREAPLCIHCKALGRLVPAQHVDHIQAINAGGEPFDRDNLQSLCASCHSHKTNADMHGTPIKGCDANGNPLDAGHWWSSKSRANNEKISQG
- a CDS encoding terminase large subunit, yielding MGKRGPKTGAAKAAESAPKRTWKTKRPPWEKRGLTRAERVIAFIEVLPITAGVHAGKRLQLRQWQRDIIEAVYTVDDLGKRRVRTAVVTMPRKGGKTQLAAALALCHLIGPEAEQRGQVYSAASDKDQAAIIFRELEAYIYAVPEFAERCNIKAFHKEITDEVTGSTYKAMSSDARKAHGLSPSFMVYDELAQTKNRELYDNLTTGTGARSEPLMVVISTQSSDNNHIMSELVDYGLKIREGSLPPDPSFHLTYFAAPEDADPWSEKTWYACNPALGDFRSLEEMQLFAEQAKKIPAKEATFRNLYLNQRVDAEQRFISSVDWDACAGEVDSVSLVGRPCWAGLDLSTTTDMSACVLYFPEDDGAVLPFFWLPGDDLMDKEQRDRAPYTVWRRQAILETTPGRAIDKRAIALRLADIAGRFDLRGVAYDRWGMPELRRILQDEGIELPLIEWGQGFKDMSPAVSTLESLVLDRKIAHGGNPILRWHCSNAVVQMDPAGARKIAKDKSIGRVDGLVALAMACGLAAREPEPQAYDFSGGLLLTA